The Musa acuminata AAA Group cultivar baxijiao chromosome BXJ1-8, Cavendish_Baxijiao_AAA, whole genome shotgun sequence genomic sequence CTTATAAGCTAAGTGACAACCCCCGTCCCACCTCCTCCCCCTCTGAAAAACCGGGAGAGGCTAAAATTGGTTTAGCCAGGAGGTAATAGTAATGTATAATATAATAgctcttattttctttttctctgtttCTCCCATACTCTTTCCTCTGATGCACCCTCAATCAACTCTTCCTCCTCCCCACTACATCTCCATTTACTCCCCACCCCGCTGTGTATCTGCTGCCTCCTGATTTTTGTTACGGCACCGTGTTCTCCTATTGGTGCACCTCCTCCTACTTCCTCTTCAGCCACCTTGTCCATGTCCACCTTCTCCGCCTCGTCCTTccccctcttcttccctcttttctctCTGGTCCAATGGTACCAATCCCTGTTGAGCATCGGTACGTTGATCTGTATCGATACCATAATAGTGTATCGCTGGGTCCATTGCTGATGGCTGAGATTTTAAACCTTTCATCTACttgttttattatattttgatccaAAATAATCAGCATAGGAACAAAGTATATGCAATTATTGAAAATAGTCTGTATATGTATCAAGTTCTCTAGTAATTTTGTTTTCAAAAATCCAAATGTTGAGTCTTGAAAAGCTACTTAATAAATTATTGGTTTTTATAGGCTTACATTtaattcttcaaaagataaatttctAGGTTTTCATATATGTCAAAGTAACCACCTTTTGATCAAAGGTGAAGAAAACAAAATTGAAAATTGAAATATTTGGCACAAAGATCAAGCACACACTTGCATGTAAGCACATAGGCACAATTGTTATAGAAATGTAGAGTTCTTATTGCAGAACAACTGAATATACTCTCTGTTTGGATAAGTACCCAATTATAAAAGATCATTTACACTGGCTAATATCAGGTCAAGAGCACATGGCATGAAAGAAGCATTCAAGATAAATCACACTAGGCAAGAAACTCATACCACTTTGTGTTGTTAATTGACATGCATTTGTTTATCATAACACAAAATAGTTTTATTCATCAAATACAAAATAGAAGAGGATTTTTGCAGGATTTTACTTATGCTAGATTCATAGATTTCTTGACAGGCAACATCCAGAAAAGCATTATTCCTTCTCATAAAACTCTAATTAATATATTGATATTGGATTCAATGCTCAACGATAAAGAAAAGAATGCAAGTTAATTATATCTAGACACTTCTTGACTTTTTAATAATTCCATCATTCTAACTGTAACTTTTCCATGCATTTACTGTTTCCAAAATAACTTGCATGAGAACAAAGCAGATATGATAATTTACTCATTCACTACTGGTACATAAATGTCTGTATTCCAACTTTTTAGGACTTAAAAGCTTAGATAGCATTAGAAAAATATATCGTCATGCAGTATGAGGAATACTCAAAAAAATATCTTAGTAAAGTCTAAAAACTTCTAAGAtggtcttgaagagatacataccACACTTTCAGGTACTCCTGGAGGAGGTAAGGACAGGTTCCTTGGTGGCGGACCATGGAGAAAAGATCTTTTGTCAAAGCGCCATTCCCCAATTTTCCCATAAGTTAGTTCACCCTAAGATTATATGAAACAATTACCAGAGCTAACACATAAATTAAGTATATGAACAAGGAGTACCAAAAACTGGTCTGGACATTCGAGTCATTGTTAATGACTTGTTGTTGGGGAAATTGCTTCAATATAAACAGGTGAGGATGAATTGGAAGACAATGTTACCTTTAATGTGTAGTCACACCCATAAGTAAAATGAATAATAAATGTGCTGTCCAGCTTTAAGTCCCAAGGGGGCTGCAATCAAACATTTGGAAAGTATCATCACAAAATCTGAAGCCACAATAGCGATATATTTAATACAAATCATTGTGATTACCTGTATCATAAAATCTTTACGGAGAATATGTTGCACACCATGCAATGCACTTGCAATGGCATAAGCATACCTATTATAGCATCAGAGATAACAAGGCATTAGTCACCTTAATCAATTCAAAATTTATTGCTGCACTGAGATACAAATAAAGCATATTAGTTCCCACATTTCCAAAACCCATCCAAAAGCTTTGTCCGTCTCTGGATCCTCTTTCATtttcaaagagatgttcatccaaGTAGGAGCAATCTTCTCCAGCTTGGACTGAAGTCAGACAAATACAAATAAAGATCTTGTCAGATTAAACTAGAAGCATTAGGTAAGAAAGTATTCTATAAAGCCTTAGAGATGTCAACGAAATTGAATCGAAAAATATGAACTATAAAAAGAAACATACTTTGCAACTTTGAATGTACACACATGTTGCAGAAGCCAATCAGaaattaaaaattcaaaatatacCTTTTTAATTATCACAGGAGAATTGCCAATGGGGTCAATATTAGTCACAGGGCCCTTCTCTTTTGGAAAGAACTTCCTTATTATCTGTGAATGTTCTGCTGGTTTGATATAGAAGAATGGAAAACCTGCAGGATAGTCATCACGAGCCAAGTTCGGTAAAGGTCTCACGAAGACGTGATCCGGTTCAGCCATTAGTATATACCTGCAGTTTTTGCCATTCAGCATAGAAAGCTTTTTCTCATACAGCACTAAAAACAAACTAAAATGATGtaattttttgaagaaaaaaacatACTCCTCCTCAATGGTTGCTTTTTCTAGCCATTGGACAAAAGCCCAAGGTCTGTTCAGGACAACATAACCCTGTCACCACATTAAGAAAGCATGTAAGACACATGTTGTTATTGACTAATCAAAGAACGGGTGGCACAGAAGATCAAGCAGACATTCAGTGCCATCATGATAACCAGGTATGCAGCATCCAGTGAGCTATAGTGACTACAAGCGTATAGTTCTATACAAAGTTTTAAAAAGTGGTCAAACCGGTTTGTACCGCCTAGGATTTTCTTATTTGACCAAGAAACAGCAACACAATTTGCTCTGGTTCAGTTCAAAATcaactaattttttattttttatacagCAACAACTCTTTTTTTACTTtacttttcctctctctctctctcccctgatTCTCTCTTGTTATTGTTGCCTGCTACCGCACACTGTCTGTTGTTGCTTCTTCCTCTGTCTCCAGCACCCTGCATTTTCCTACCCcatttctccttctcttcctcttcctctgacTCCCTTctctccttcttcctttctcctcctcctcctctctctctctctctctttggtctGTATCGACAGGTATACCAGCATATCGTGTGTCATTACCTTGATAGTTCACACATCAGTTACATACTGGTTGTTTCCGGAACTTGAATCCTTTGTTTTACAAAGGATATTGGTAGAAAAAGAACACTATGGCATAAAAAATTAACTATTTGCAATGACTACTCGTTGAACAACTTAATTTGACTCTTCAAAAGAATAATAAAGGCAATTAAATATTTTTGATACCATTGCTAGCAACTATTTTTCTGCAAAACCCTAGCAGGATTTCATTCTTTTACGACACCTGTGGAAACCAAATGTGAAGTAAAcaggaaaaaatgaaaaaaaaaagggtacaAACAGAACAAGAATTACTCTGCTACATCTTGCATTTGATTAGAAGCTTGTAAGGTTATTATGCATATGTTTATTTTGTTCTGCAATTCTTGCATTGGAAAAAGGATTTGTGAGGCAATAATTATGCTTATCACAGGGTTTGATCTTTGTTCTATTAACAAAATTGTAGCATTACGGCTTTTTTACTTCTCTCTTTGACAGTGACAGTACGGTTTGTTGCCTCTACCAAAGATGCATCAGTAGCATTCCATTCTCACCTTACTGAACCCCATCCACCACGCCCCCTGCCCCAAGTAAACACCGTCATGGATGTTCAACAAACACTATTATGATTCTGCAGTATGCAGGTTCGTAACGACTTATTGTCAAATTTTGCTATATCGTTGGCCACCCAAATATGGATTAAAGTATCaacaatgctttgtttgcataaaGATGTCATCATGTATGAAGGTCGACGCAAGCAAGAGATGAATTCTCACCCGATCCACGCCAGCCGGGAGGGGGTTCACCACGAAGGTCGGGATTTCGTCCATCAGGCTATCAGGCTTCCCGGAGTGCAGCACCCTAGTGAACCCTCCCATTTCCGATCCCTCCCCATCCTTCATCCGCTTGTACCAGTAGTACATTACCCGGCACTGCCACCTACTGTAGGCCGCGTCGGTGGCCGTGACAACGACGTGGAACGGCCTCCTCGATCCTTCGGCCCTCCTCAGTTCGTCGGGCATCCGGGTGACCGGATCGACGCCGGGCAGCTCCGCCCGCCGCTCCCGCCGCTGGTGGTGGATGACCAACGTGACCAGGTTGTAGGTCGCGAAGAAAACCCCTAATCCCAGCAAGACCAGGAACAGCGGCGACGCCCTGCCCATGCTCCTCCTTACGTTCATCCGGAATCCTCACCACCAACTACACCAAGCTCCCAATTCCCCAAATCAGCAGTCGCCTACAAGAACCAAAATAAAACAAGATCGAAATCGGCGGTACAGCTCAAAAGAGGAGCATAAAGAGAGATCGAGGGAGGCACCTGCGGGTGCGTGGGAGGTGGGGACTGGAAGGAGAGAGGAAaggtggggtgggggggggggcgcGAAGACTTGGGGATTACTACTAGTAAAGGGTAAGCGAAGGTGTTCGTGCAAGGAAAGAACTGACACGATCGGTAACTATTGACGAAGGAGACGATACTGCGCGCATTCGGTGGCGGGTCGAAGTGGGAAAGGGATCGATCGGGGATGGGTAAGGGGGAGTCGACGGGGGAGAGAAGGTCGACGGTGATTTGATGTGCTGGGTCGGTCACGGTTGACCCTCGTGGCCGCACCGCGGCGCGTGCAGTCGCAGACGGACACGTGTGATGGAAGGGCGGTAGATATTTGGAGTGGGACCCGTGGCAGTGACAAATAGGCGGGCTGAAGCCACGACGGTGTACAAGAACTAACAGGTGACGACGACTCAGTGCCGGCGCGAATCATAAAGCAAGTTGGGTGGGGGGAGGTGGCAATGCCTGTGATTGATTGATGATTGATTGATTGGGGAATGACTTGGCGATTACTTTATATATGTATATCCACTATGTTTGCATTGAAGTTGAGGAGGATACGTTGGATACAATTGATGAGGGATTTTGGATGAATTAAACAAT encodes the following:
- the LOC103995329 gene encoding hydroxyproline O-arabinosyltransferase NOD3, with the protein product MNVRRSMGRASPLFLVLLGLGVFFATYNLVTLVIHHQRRERRAELPGVDPVTRMPDELRRAEGSRRPFHVVVTATDAAYSRWQCRVMYYWYKRMKDGEGSEMGGFTRVLHSGKPDSLMDEIPTFVVNPLPAGVDRGYVVLNRPWAFVQWLEKATIEEEYILMAEPDHVFVRPLPNLARDDYPAGFPFFYIKPAEHSQIIRKFFPKEKGPVTNIDPIGNSPVIIKKSKLEKIAPTWMNISLKMKEDPETDKAFGWVLEMYAYAIASALHGVQHILRKDFMIQPPWDLKLDSTFIIHFTYGCDYTLKGELTYGKIGEWRFDKRSFLHGPPPRNLSLPPPGVPESVVTLVKMVNEATANIPNWDDGR